One genomic region from Mycobacterium basiliense encodes:
- a CDS encoding SMI1/KNR4 family protein has product MPFPVDEKYILAAEEKLGVTFPSGFRIKMMADNGGTVEAPADEEIWDLYPFFDTSDKKRVKRTCNDIVRETASAKEWTGFPANAVAIGANGCGDRLVLLANVDGSVLQDEVFCWDHETGDLDKVADDFAELESV; this is encoded by the coding sequence ATGCCCTTCCCAGTCGATGAGAAGTACATACTGGCCGCAGAGGAGAAGCTCGGGGTTACCTTCCCATCGGGTTTCCGCATCAAGATGATGGCGGACAACGGCGGAACCGTTGAGGCCCCCGCGGACGAAGAAATATGGGACTTGTACCCCTTCTTCGACACCAGCGACAAGAAGCGGGTGAAGCGCACCTGCAACGACATTGTCCGCGAGACGGCAAGTGCCAAGGAGTGGACCGGCTTTCCCGCCAATGCCGTCGCCATCGGAGCCAACGGATGCGGGGATCGGCTTGTCTTGCTAGCCAACGTGGATGGTTCGGTGCTGCAGGACGAGGTCTTCTGCTGGGACCACGAGACAGGTGATCTCGACAAGGTCGCCGACGATTTTGCGGAACTGGAATCGGTCTAG
- the lppU gene encoding LppU family putative lipoprotein — translation MRAMILALGTAVVVLGCSSARIADLQVGDCLKLGGAPDRPQATKATCGSQDSNFKVVAAVAERAQCPGDVDSFYSMRNGLNRAEGTFCLDIDWVVGGCMSIDPDHKTDPVRVDCNDASAPHRQRVTQILKDLDPPVSVDQCASGVGYAYTQRRFAVCVEDVGSGP, via the coding sequence ATGCGCGCCATGATCCTGGCGCTGGGCACCGCCGTGGTGGTGCTGGGATGTTCGTCAGCGAGAATCGCCGACCTCCAGGTGGGGGACTGTCTCAAGCTGGGCGGCGCACCGGATCGCCCGCAGGCAACCAAGGCGACGTGTGGCAGCCAGGATTCGAACTTCAAGGTCGTCGCCGCCGTTGCCGAGCGTGCGCAGTGCCCGGGTGATGTCGATTCGTTCTATTCCATGCGCAACGGGTTGAATCGCGCGGAGGGCACCTTCTGCCTGGATATCGATTGGGTGGTTGGCGGCTGCATGAGCATCGATCCGGACCACAAGACCGACCCTGTCCGTGTCGATTGCAACGATGCGTCGGCGCCGCACCGTCAGCGGGTCACTCAGATCCTCAAAGATCTCGACCCGCCCGTCAGCGTCGATCAGTGTGCCAGCGGGGTGGGCTACGCCTACACCCAGCGACGGTTCGCCGTCTGCGTCGAGGACGTCGGCAGCGGACCCTAG
- a CDS encoding polyribonucleotide nucleotidyltransferase: MSVAEIEQGVFESTATIDNGSFGTRTVRFETGRLALQAAGAVVAYLDEDNMLLSATTASKNPKEHFDFFPLTVDVEERMYAAGRIPGSFFRREGRPSTDAILTCRLIDRPLRPSFVDGLRNEIQVVVTILSLDPNDLYDVLAINAASASTQLGGLPFSGPIGGVRVALIDGTWVAFPTVEQIERAVFDMVVAGRIVGDDVAIMMVEAEATDKVIELVGGGAQAPTETVVAEGLEAAKPFIAALCTAQQELVDAAGKSGKPPAEFPVFPDYGDDVFYSVSSVATDELAAALTIGNKAERDQRTDEIKTQVLERLADTHEGREKEVGAAFRALTKKLVRQRILTDHFRIDGRGITDIRALSAEVAVVPRAHGSALFERGETQILGVTTLDMVKMAQQIDSLGPETTKRYMHHYNFPPFSTGETGRVGSPKRREIGHGALAERALIPVLPSVEEFPYAIRQVSEALGSNGSTSMGSVCASTLALLNAGVPLKAPVAGIAMGLVSDDIQVEGAAEGSTERRFVTLTDILGAEDAFGDMDFKCAGTKDFVTALQLDTKLDGIPSQVLAAALAQAKDARLTILEVMAEAIDSPDEMSPYAPRVTTIKVPVDKIGEVIGPKGKVINSITEETGAQISIEDDGTVFVGATDGPSAQAAIDKINAIANPQLPTVGERFLGTVVKTTDFGAFVSLLPGRDGLVHISKLGKGKRIAKVEDVVNVGDKLRVEIADIDKRGKISLVLVAEEDAAPADSPAPADAATASS; this comes from the coding sequence ATGTCTGTAGCTGAAATTGAACAAGGTGTATTCGAGTCCACCGCCACCATCGACAACGGGAGCTTCGGCACCCGCACCGTCCGATTCGAGACCGGCCGGTTGGCTTTGCAGGCCGCCGGGGCCGTGGTCGCATACCTCGACGAGGACAACATGTTGCTGTCGGCGACCACCGCCAGCAAGAACCCCAAGGAACATTTCGACTTCTTTCCGCTGACGGTTGATGTCGAGGAGCGGATGTATGCCGCCGGTCGCATCCCCGGGTCGTTCTTCCGGCGTGAGGGCCGACCTTCCACCGACGCCATCCTGACCTGCCGCCTCATCGACCGGCCCCTGCGCCCGTCGTTTGTTGACGGCCTGCGCAACGAGATCCAGGTCGTGGTGACGATCCTGAGTCTGGACCCGAACGATCTATACGACGTCCTGGCGATCAACGCCGCGTCGGCCTCCACCCAGCTGGGTGGTCTGCCGTTCTCCGGCCCCATCGGGGGCGTACGGGTGGCGCTCATCGACGGCACCTGGGTGGCTTTCCCCACCGTCGAGCAGATCGAGCGCGCCGTGTTCGACATGGTCGTGGCCGGACGCATTGTCGGCGATGACGTGGCGATCATGATGGTCGAGGCCGAAGCGACCGACAAGGTCATCGAGCTCGTCGGGGGCGGCGCCCAGGCGCCGACGGAAACCGTGGTGGCCGAGGGTCTGGAGGCGGCCAAGCCGTTCATCGCCGCGCTCTGCACCGCGCAGCAGGAGCTCGTCGACGCTGCCGGGAAGTCAGGAAAGCCGCCGGCGGAGTTCCCGGTGTTTCCCGACTACGGCGACGACGTTTTCTATTCGGTGTCCTCGGTGGCCACCGACGAATTGGCGGCCGCGCTGACGATCGGAAACAAGGCCGAGCGCGATCAGCGCACCGATGAGATCAAGACGCAGGTGCTCGAGCGGCTCGCCGACACCCACGAAGGCCGGGAAAAGGAAGTCGGCGCTGCGTTCCGCGCGCTGACCAAGAAACTGGTTCGGCAGCGCATCCTCACCGACCATTTCCGTATCGATGGCCGTGGCATTACCGATATCCGGGCACTTTCCGCCGAGGTCGCCGTGGTTCCGCGGGCTCACGGTAGCGCGCTGTTCGAGCGCGGCGAAACCCAGATTTTGGGCGTGACCACGCTTGACATGGTCAAGATGGCCCAGCAGATCGACTCGCTCGGGCCGGAGACCACCAAGCGGTACATGCATCACTACAACTTCCCGCCGTTCTCTACCGGCGAGACCGGTCGAGTCGGCTCGCCCAAGCGCCGCGAAATTGGACACGGCGCACTGGCCGAGCGGGCCCTGATCCCGGTGCTGCCCAGCGTCGAGGAATTCCCGTACGCCATCCGTCAGGTGTCTGAGGCGCTGGGCTCCAACGGCTCGACGTCGATGGGCTCGGTGTGCGCCTCCACGCTGGCGCTACTCAACGCCGGTGTGCCGTTGAAGGCCCCGGTGGCCGGCATCGCGATGGGCTTGGTGTCCGACGATATCCAAGTGGAAGGGGCGGCCGAGGGAAGCACCGAGCGTCGCTTCGTCACCCTGACCGACATCCTGGGCGCCGAGGACGCGTTCGGCGACATGGACTTCAAGTGCGCCGGAACCAAGGACTTCGTCACCGCTCTGCAGCTGGACACCAAGCTCGACGGGATTCCTTCCCAGGTGCTGGCGGCCGCTCTGGCTCAGGCGAAGGATGCGCGCCTGACGATTCTTGAGGTCATGGCCGAGGCCATCGACTCGCCCGACGAGATGAGCCCGTACGCGCCACGGGTGACCACCATCAAGGTCCCGGTGGACAAGATCGGTGAGGTCATCGGGCCGAAGGGCAAGGTGATCAACTCCATCACCGAGGAGACCGGCGCGCAGATTTCCATCGAGGATGACGGCACCGTGTTCGTGGGCGCCACCGACGGGCCGTCGGCGCAGGCCGCCATCGATAAGATCAACGCCATTGCTAACCCGCAGTTGCCGACGGTGGGCGAGCGGTTCCTGGGGACGGTGGTCAAGACGACCGATTTCGGGGCGTTCGTATCGCTGTTGCCCGGGCGTGACGGTTTGGTGCACATCTCCAAGCTGGGCAAGGGCAAGCGCATCGCCAAGGTCGAAGATGTCGTCAACGTCGGGGACAAGCTGCGGGTGGAGATCGCCGACATCGACAAACGCGGCAAGATCTCGCTGGTCTTGGTTGCCGAGGAAGATGCCGCACCTGCCGATTCCCCGGCGCCAGCCGATGCCGCGACGGCAAGCAGCTGA
- a CDS encoding bifunctional riboflavin kinase/FAD synthetase: protein MQRWRGQDEIPTDWGRCVLTVGVFDGVHRGHAELIAHAVKAGRTRGVPSVLMTFDPHPMEVVYPGSHPAQLTTLTRRAELVEELGIDVFLVMPFTTDFMKLTPDRYIHELLVEHLHVVEVVVGENFTFGRKAAGNVGTLRRAGERFGFAVESMSLVSEHHSNETVTFSSTYIRSCVDAGDVMAATEALGRPHRVEGVVVRGYGRGAELGFPTANVAPPMYSAIPADGVYAAWFTVLGHGPVTGAVIPGERYQAAVSVGTNPTFSGRTRTVEAFVLDTSADLYGQHVALDFVARIRGQQKFDSVRALIAEIGADTDRTRALLAAG from the coding sequence GTGCAGCGGTGGCGTGGCCAGGATGAGATCCCCACGGACTGGGGCCGATGCGTGCTGACCGTCGGGGTGTTCGATGGTGTACACCGCGGACACGCCGAATTGATCGCGCACGCGGTGAAAGCGGGCCGTACTCGCGGCGTACCGAGCGTGCTGATGACGTTCGATCCGCATCCGATGGAAGTCGTCTATCCCGGCAGCCACCCGGCGCAGCTGACGACGCTGACCCGCCGCGCTGAGCTGGTGGAGGAGTTGGGCATCGACGTGTTCCTGGTGATGCCGTTCACCACCGATTTCATGAAGCTCACGCCCGATCGCTACATTCACGAGCTGTTGGTCGAGCACCTGCACGTGGTGGAGGTGGTGGTGGGAGAGAATTTCACCTTCGGCAGGAAGGCGGCCGGTAACGTCGGCACCCTGCGCCGCGCCGGCGAGCGATTCGGCTTCGCGGTGGAGTCGATGTCGCTGGTGTCCGAGCATCACAGCAACGAGACCGTCACGTTCTCCTCCACATACATCCGGTCATGCGTGGACGCCGGCGATGTGATGGCAGCCACCGAAGCCTTGGGTCGCCCGCATCGTGTCGAGGGCGTGGTGGTCAGGGGTTACGGGCGAGGCGCCGAGCTGGGCTTTCCCACTGCCAATGTCGCACCACCGATGTATTCGGCCATACCGGCCGACGGCGTGTACGCGGCCTGGTTCACCGTCCTCGGGCATGGACCGGTCACCGGCGCGGTGATTCCGGGAGAGCGCTATCAAGCCGCCGTGTCCGTCGGGACCAATCCCACGTTTTCCGGACGTACCCGCACCGTCGAGGCTTTCGTGCTCGATACCAGCGCCGACCTCTATGGTCAGCATGTTGCGCTGGACTTTGTCGCGCGCATCCGCGGTCAGCAAAAGTTCGACTCCGTTCGAGCGTTGATCGCAGAGATCGGTGCCGATACGGATCGGACGCGCGCGCTCCTGGCTGCCGGCTGA
- the rpsO gene encoding 30S ribosomal protein S15: protein MALTAEQKKEILSSYGLHETDTGSPEAQIALLTKRIADLTEHLKVHKHDHHSRRGLLLLVGRRRRLIKYISQIDVERYRSLIERLGLRR from the coding sequence GTGGCGCTGACTGCCGAACAGAAAAAGGAAATTCTGAGTTCCTACGGTCTGCATGAGACCGATACCGGATCCCCGGAAGCACAGATCGCACTGTTGACGAAGCGGATCGCCGATCTCACCGAGCACCTCAAGGTGCACAAGCACGACCATCACTCCCGCCGAGGTCTGTTGCTGCTGGTTGGGCGGCGGCGCCGACTGATCAAGTACATCTCTCAGATCGACGTGGAGCGTTATCGTTCGCTCATTGAGCGGCTGGGTCTGCGTCGCTGA